One Aegilops tauschii subsp. strangulata cultivar AL8/78 chromosome 7, Aet v6.0, whole genome shotgun sequence genomic window carries:
- the LOC109781835 gene encoding lysine histidine transporter 2-like yields the protein MAMNTSKAATSDKQLQDIDDWLPITSSRNAKWWYSAFHNVTAMVGAGVLSLPYAMSELGWGPGVAAMILSWAITLYTLWQMVEMHECVPGKRFDRYHELGQHAFGQKLGLWIVVPQQLVVEVGVCIVYMVTGGKSLKKVHDLLRPEHSHPIRTSYFICIFGSAHFLLSQLPNFNSITGVSLAAAVMSLSYSTIAWAASLHKAGKAGPGHVVDYSMTASTTPGRTFNFLSALGDVAFAYAGHNVVLEIQATIPSTPEKPSKKPMWRGVVLAYIVVAICYLPVAFLGYYVFGNAVDDNILITLEKPRWLIAAANMFVVIHVIGSYQIYAMPVFDMLETFLVKKLRFKPGWPLRLIARSLYVAFTMLVGIAIPFFGGLLGFFGGFAFAPTTYFLPCIMWLAIKKPARFSMSWCINWICIIIGVLLSVLAPIGGLRSIIINYKTYQFFS from the exons ATGGCCATGAACACGAGCAAGGCGGCGACGTCGGACAAGCAGCTGCAGGACATCGACGACTGGCTGCCCATCACCTCCTCCCGGAACGCCAAGTGGTGGTACTCGGCCTTCCACAATGTCACCGCCATGGTCGGCGCCGGCGTCCTCAGCCTGCCCTACGCCATGTCCGAGCTCGGATG GGGTCCTGGCGTGGCGGCGATGATCCTGTCGTGGGCGATCACCCTGTACACGCTGTGGCAGATGGTGGAGATGCACGAGTGCGTGCCGGGCAAGCGCTTCGACCGCTACCACGAGCTGGGCCAGCACGCCTTCGGCCAGAAGCTGGGCCTCTGGATCGTCGTCCCGCAGCAGCTCGTCGTCGAGGTCGGCGTCTGCATCGTCTACATGGTCACCGGCGGCAAGTCGCTCAAGAAGGTCCACGACCTGCTCCGCCCGGAGCACAGCCACCCGATCCGCACCAGCTACTTCATCTGCatcttcggctccgcccacttcctCCTCTCCCAGCTCCCCAACTTCAACTCCATCACCGGcgtctccctcgccgccgccgtcatGTCCCTCAGCTACTCCACCATCGCCTGGGCGGCCTCACTGCACAAAGCCGGCAAGGCCGGGCCCGGCCATGTGGTCGACTACAGCATGACGGCGTCCACCACCCCCGGGAGGACCTTCAACTTCCTCAGCGCGCTCGGGGACGTGGCGTTCGCCTACGCCGGCCACAACGTGGTGCTGGAGATCCAGGCCACCATCCCCTCCACGCCAGAGAAGCCGTCCAAGAAGCCCATGTGGCGGGGCGTCGTCCTGGCCTACATCGTCGTCGCCATCTGCTACCTCCCCGTCGCCTTCCTCGGCTACTACGTCTTCGGCAACGCCGTCGACGACAACATCCTCATCACCCTCGAGAAGCCCCGCTGGCTCATCGCCGCCGCCAACATGTTCGTCGTCATCCACGTCATCGGCAGCTACCAG ATCTATGCGATGCCGGTCTTCGACATGCTCGAGACCTTCCTGGTGAAGAAGCTAAGGTTTAAGCCCGGGTGGCCACTTCGTCTCATCGCACGCTCGCTCTACGTTG CATTCACCATGCTCGTCGGCATCGCCATCCCCTTCTTCGGTGGGCTACTAGGCTTCTTTGGTGGTTTTGCATTTGCCCCAACAACCTACTTC CTTCCCTGCATTATGTGGCTGGCAATCAAGAAGCCAGCGAGGTTCAGCATGTCCTGGTGCATCAACtgg ATATGCATAATCATCGGCGTGCTTCTGTCTGTGTTGGCGCCCATCGGAGGCCTCCGTTCCATCATCATCAACTACAAGACCTACCAATTCTTCTCATGA